The proteins below are encoded in one region of Natronococcus sp. CG52:
- a CDS encoding ribonuclease HI family protein gives MTDDPLPAEHRSPLATLADEVLAGVGYEVAAATDAIDDAVPGYGGLFDPATTPAELRRALESLLASGLTRPPVPEPTSDTFVLYVDGSSRGNPGPAGAGAVIVDAAEDQLARLGRPVGSRTGNNTAEYVALQLGLSELLARYEPRRLEVRIDSMTVIRDVWGGDDPTEPGVETYSEAVTAALSSIPEHQYTHLADSDPNPADALATVGADIAAFGPG, from the coding sequence GTGACCGACGACCCCCTCCCGGCCGAACACCGCTCGCCGCTCGCCACGCTCGCCGACGAGGTACTCGCGGGCGTCGGCTACGAGGTGGCGGCTGCCACCGACGCCATCGACGACGCTGTCCCCGGCTACGGCGGTCTATTCGACCCCGCGACCACTCCGGCCGAGTTGCGTCGCGCGCTCGAAAGCCTGCTAGCGTCGGGACTCACCCGGCCACCCGTCCCCGAGCCGACGAGCGACACGTTCGTCCTCTACGTCGACGGCAGTTCACGCGGCAACCCCGGCCCCGCAGGTGCGGGCGCTGTCATCGTGGACGCTGCAGAGGACCAACTCGCCCGTCTCGGCCGACCCGTCGGCTCCCGGACGGGGAACAACACCGCCGAATACGTCGCCCTCCAGCTCGGGCTCTCCGAACTGTTGGCTCGCTACGAGCCACGCAGGCTGGAAGTGCGCATCGATTCGATGACGGTCATCCGAGACGTCTGGGGTGGCGATGACCCGACGGAACCGGGCGTCGAGACGTACAGCGAGGCCGTCACGGCGGCACTGTCGAGCATCCCGGAACACCAGTACACGCATCTGGCCGACAGCGACCCGAACCCCGCCGACGCACTGGCGACGGTGGGAGCCGATATCGCGGCCTTCGGACCGGGATAG
- a CDS encoding alpha/beta fold hydrolase, translated as MSEPTPPDTREEMETVRSADGTEIAFERTGSGPPLVLVHGGACDHRFWELSGVRPAFADNCTVYAMDCRGVGESGDDAEYELEQEFEDVAAVVDAIDDPVTLLGHSSGALLSLEAALRTDNLHKLILYEPPIQVGDHELYSEEVLAEMKRLLNAGRNEEVLVLFLQEIAQSTPEEIDEQRSAPDWKDLVDVAHVWPRSVQAVGEYEFDAARFATMTTPTLLLSGSESPPLLKDVTEPLDDALPNSQIVTFDGHGHEAMLTAPDRFIEEVLAFFRETN; from the coding sequence ATGTCCGAACCAACGCCACCCGACACGAGAGAGGAAATGGAGACCGTCAGATCAGCGGACGGGACCGAGATTGCGTTCGAACGGACGGGAAGCGGGCCGCCGCTCGTGCTCGTCCACGGCGGTGCCTGCGACCACAGGTTCTGGGAACTATCCGGTGTGCGCCCCGCTTTCGCAGACAACTGCACGGTCTACGCGATGGATTGTCGCGGCGTCGGTGAGAGCGGCGACGACGCCGAATACGAACTGGAGCAGGAGTTCGAGGACGTGGCTGCAGTTGTCGATGCGATAGACGACCCGGTGACTCTTCTCGGACATTCCTCCGGGGCGCTTTTATCCTTGGAGGCGGCCCTGCGAACTGACAACCTCCACAAACTTATCCTGTACGAACCTCCGATTCAGGTCGGCGACCACGAACTCTACTCCGAGGAGGTGCTCGCTGAAATGAAGCGGCTTCTGAACGCCGGGAGGAACGAAGAGGTACTCGTTCTGTTCCTGCAAGAGATCGCCCAATCTACACCGGAGGAAATCGACGAGCAACGCTCGGCACCGGACTGGAAGGACCTCGTGGATGTCGCCCACGTCTGGCCCCGCAGCGTGCAAGCGGTCGGCGAGTACGAATTCGATGCGGCCCGGTTCGCAACCATGACGACGCCGACCTTGCTGTTGTCCGGCAGCGAGAGTCCTCCGCTCTTGAAAGATGTCACGGAACCGCTCGACGACGCGCTCCCGAACAGCCAGATTGTTACCTTCGATGGGCACGGCCACGAGGCGATGCTCACCGCTCCAGACCGCTTCATCGAGGAGGTACTGGCCTTCTTCCGCGAAACGAACTAA
- the nikC gene encoding nickel transporter permease, which translates to MSERGPGFVPTALGSVALEQGRDVIHWFRFRSNTAITVGGGTAGLLVILALVGPILSPYDPTAQALEARLQGPSLAHPLGTDSLGRDIATRLTYGARVSLALAVTATAVRLAIGTTVGLLAATAGRFVDTLLMRLVDVQLAFPGLVLALVIAGVLGPSLRNVVIALSLVGWASYARVVRGSVLAIKDRPFVQSAKLYGTPRHRLVRRHLLPHVVSPVLVLATLNIGTVVLAAAGLSYLGQGAQPPTSEWGTMIADGRNYLRLAPWIVTAPGVAIMLTVITFNLLGDGLQDALDPDHLDDRSRRRT; encoded by the coding sequence ATGAGCGAACGCGGTCCCGGATTCGTTCCCACAGCGCTCGGGTCGGTAGCCCTCGAGCAGGGCCGGGACGTTATTCACTGGTTCCGTTTCCGCTCGAATACCGCGATCACTGTAGGCGGAGGCACCGCCGGACTCCTGGTGATTCTCGCGCTTGTCGGCCCGATACTATCACCGTACGATCCGACGGCACAGGCGCTCGAGGCTCGGCTCCAAGGACCGTCGCTCGCCCATCCGTTAGGGACTGATTCTCTCGGACGTGACATCGCGACCCGGCTCACCTACGGTGCCCGTGTCTCGCTTGCACTGGCCGTCACGGCTACGGCAGTCCGGCTGGCAATCGGGACGACGGTGGGGCTGCTCGCAGCGACGGCGGGGCGATTCGTCGATACCCTACTAATGCGTCTGGTCGACGTTCAGCTTGCCTTTCCCGGACTCGTACTCGCGCTTGTAATCGCCGGCGTCCTCGGACCGAGCCTGCGAAACGTCGTGATTGCGCTTTCTCTCGTCGGTTGGGCATCGTACGCGCGAGTAGTCAGGGGAAGTGTTCTCGCTATCAAGGACCGGCCGTTCGTCCAGTCTGCTAAGCTCTACGGGACGCCGCGGCACCGGCTCGTCCGCCGCCATCTTTTGCCCCACGTCGTGAGTCCGGTACTAGTTCTCGCGACGCTCAATATCGGGACGGTCGTGCTCGCAGCCGCTGGCCTCTCCTATCTCGGGCAGGGAGCACAACCGCCTACATCCGAGTGGGGGACGATGATCGCCGACGGTCGGAACTACCTTCGACTGGCGCCGTGGATCGTGACTGCACCCGGCGTCGCGATTATGCTGACCGTTATCACCTTCAATCTGCTCGGCGATGGCCTGCAGGACGCCCTCGATCCCGACCACCTCGACGATCGATCACGGAGGCGAACGTGA
- a CDS encoding DUF4336 domain-containing protein — MLRQEDERLWTYEEPLRFFGLEIGRIMSVIRLSSGGLFVHSPAKLTADLESALVDLGEVRFVAPASKLHGHLYMEQYRDVYPAAELLAAPRLEARRSDLLFDHHLGDTPDPRWAPDIDQVAIVGHRWLTEIAYFHRPSRTVILGDVGFHIGGNSPLKTRLIARALGVCGRVGPPIEFRFTITNEASFRRSIRDVLAWDFDRVIPGHGEIIESEGKRAVLEGFDWLLEP, encoded by the coding sequence ATGCTTAGACAAGAGGACGAACGGTTGTGGACGTATGAGGAACCGCTTCGGTTTTTTGGTCTCGAGATCGGACGAATTATGTCCGTGATTCGACTCTCGAGTGGCGGTCTCTTTGTTCACTCGCCAGCCAAACTGACTGCCGATCTCGAATCAGCGCTTGTCGACCTCGGTGAGGTTCGGTTCGTCGCACCAGCGAGTAAGCTCCACGGCCATCTCTATATGGAACAGTACAGGGACGTCTACCCCGCTGCGGAACTTCTAGCTGCGCCCAGACTTGAGGCCCGACGCTCCGATCTACTGTTTGATCACCATTTGGGTGATACACCCGATCCTCGGTGGGCACCAGATATCGATCAAGTCGCGATCGTTGGCCATCGATGGCTCACTGAAATCGCCTACTTCCATCGGCCAAGTCGAACGGTTATTCTCGGCGATGTCGGATTTCACATTGGCGGGAATAGCCCACTCAAAACCCGTCTCATTGCTCGTGCCTTAGGAGTATGTGGACGAGTCGGCCCCCCGATCGAGTTTCGGTTCACGATCACGAACGAGGCGTCATTTCGTCGATCAATACGAGACGTCCTCGCATGGGACTTTGATCGGGTTATTCCCGGCCACGGAGAGATTATCGAATCAGAAGGAAAACGGGCCGTTCTTGAGGGGTTCGATTGGCTCCTGGAGCCTTGA
- a CDS encoding helix-turn-helix transcriptional regulator has translation MVSSIEEIEFIACSEHRVGVLDALAEGGCDRADLRAATGAHASTIGRVIGDFEERRWIERSGSTYELTPLGEFVAERFAAFREAMDTEGKLRDVWQWLPREMEGFSVDLFADAVVAYPGPGYPYEPVDRVIQLFEESDSMCGFGATVFKSVANEAFCRAVLEGMEIEFVYSPAILAATVDWNPDLFEKTAARDHCTVLIHDDLPDRTRCGIDIFDDRVGICCHDTETRALQAWIDTDAPETREWAQAVFERYRQEARPVDEAALNTPVPERFTVP, from the coding sequence CGATCGAGGAAATCGAATTCATCGCCTGCTCCGAACACCGGGTCGGGGTCCTCGACGCACTCGCCGAGGGGGGCTGCGACCGGGCCGATTTGCGGGCTGCGACTGGTGCCCATGCCTCGACCATCGGACGCGTCATCGGCGATTTCGAGGAGCGCCGGTGGATCGAACGCAGCGGATCGACGTACGAACTCACACCGCTCGGCGAGTTCGTCGCCGAACGGTTCGCGGCCTTTCGGGAGGCGATGGACACCGAAGGCAAACTCCGTGACGTCTGGCAGTGGCTTCCCCGGGAGATGGAGGGATTTTCCGTGGACCTGTTCGCCGACGCCGTCGTCGCCTATCCGGGTCCGGGCTACCCCTACGAACCCGTCGATCGCGTGATCCAACTGTTCGAGGAAAGCGACTCAATGTGCGGTTTCGGGGCGACGGTGTTCAAATCGGTCGCCAACGAGGCGTTCTGTCGGGCCGTCCTCGAGGGTATGGAAATCGAGTTCGTGTACTCGCCGGCGATCCTGGCCGCGACAGTGGACTGGAATCCCGACCTCTTCGAGAAGACGGCCGCCCGGGACCACTGCACCGTCCTGATTCACGACGACCTTCCCGACAGGACGCGGTGCGGGATCGACATCTTCGACGATCGAGTCGGCATCTGCTGTCACGACACCGAAACCAGAGCGCTGCAGGCGTGGATCGATACCGACGCCCCCGAGACCCGGGAGTGGGCGCAGGCCGTCTTCGAGCGGTATCGCCAGGAGGCGCGGCCAGTCGACGAAGCCGCACTGAACACCCCGGTCCCCGAGCGATTCACGGTTCCGTAG
- the nikB gene encoding nickel ABC transporter permease, whose amino-acid sequence MLRALLTRIGSLSAVLAGVSLITYGLIFLTPGDPAYTILREQRQSPPSESEVSAFRTEHGLDEPFIIQYVSWLTDAIRGDLGTSYYQSEPVTSLVLAHLPNTLELALAATAVSLLLAVPAGVVSAVHRDTWIDRTSQIAALVGVSMPNFWLGYLLILVCSLWLGLTPVSGTGTLGHLALPAITLGTGMAAIVTRLVRASMLEVLETEYIDTARSKGVRERLVVYKHGLRNALIPVVTIVGLQFGFVINGAVVVEAVFQRPGLGTLLVDAVFARDYPIVQGVVLVTAVTFVVTNQLVDLAYVALDPRVERGDRA is encoded by the coding sequence ATGCTACGCGCTCTCCTCACCCGAATCGGATCACTGTCGGCCGTTCTGGCTGGCGTCTCATTGATCACGTACGGCCTTATTTTCCTCACACCCGGCGATCCCGCGTACACAATCCTCAGAGAGCAACGTCAGAGTCCACCGTCCGAATCTGAGGTTTCCGCCTTCCGTACGGAACACGGACTAGATGAACCGTTCATCATTCAGTACGTCTCGTGGCTCACCGATGCTATTCGCGGGGATCTCGGCACCTCGTACTATCAGTCGGAACCGGTAACCTCACTGGTGCTTGCACACCTACCGAACACGCTCGAACTTGCGCTGGCGGCGACAGCCGTCTCGTTGTTGCTCGCCGTCCCCGCGGGCGTGGTAAGCGCAGTGCACCGCGACACCTGGATCGATCGAACCAGTCAGATCGCCGCCCTGGTCGGCGTCTCTATGCCGAACTTCTGGCTCGGCTATCTCCTGATTCTTGTCTGTTCACTCTGGCTGGGACTCACACCAGTTAGCGGGACCGGGACTCTCGGTCACCTCGCGTTACCCGCGATCACGCTTGGCACTGGGATGGCCGCGATCGTCACCCGTCTCGTCCGAGCGTCGATGCTCGAAGTTCTCGAGACGGAGTACATCGATACTGCGCGGTCGAAGGGTGTCCGTGAACGGCTTGTCGTGTACAAACACGGGCTCCGGAACGCGTTGATTCCGGTCGTCACGATCGTGGGCCTCCAATTCGGCTTCGTGATTAATGGTGCTGTCGTCGTCGAGGCAGTCTTCCAACGGCCGGGACTCGGGACGCTGCTCGTCGATGCCGTCTTCGCCCGTGATTATCCGATTGTCCAGGGTGTTGTCTTAGTGACGGCCGTCACCTTCGTCGTGACCAACCAGCTCGTCGATCTCGCCTACGTCGCGCTCGACCCTCGCGTCGAACGTGGTGATCGTGCATGA
- a CDS encoding universal stress protein has product MDGPILVPTDGSDPSSAALDHALDIAAGTDSTVHVLYVANTNEPSLVRLGEEVVDVLEDEGEEIVDRARATAEERGVTVVDRIMQGEPKAAILEYADAHDVGLVVIGAHGRHGVREYLFGTTTEAVLASSEVPVLTVRTDADKTCSYPYERIVVPTDNSDYARAAAELASTIAARNDATLHLLFVADELPETIDPRSTGLSKDAEEDARELLHDVASQLDHDDVVPAVEAGSVPHVICSYVKENDVDLIAMGTHGWSGFDRFLLGSFTERIIRRSPVPVLTTTVKED; this is encoded by the coding sequence ATGGACGGTCCCATTCTCGTACCGACGGACGGAAGCGATCCCTCCTCGGCAGCGCTGGACCATGCGCTCGACATCGCGGCCGGCACCGACTCGACTGTACACGTACTCTACGTCGCGAACACGAACGAACCGAGTCTCGTTCGCCTCGGCGAGGAGGTCGTCGACGTTCTGGAAGACGAGGGCGAGGAAATCGTCGATCGTGCTCGAGCGACGGCAGAGGAACGCGGAGTGACTGTCGTCGATCGCATTATGCAGGGCGAACCGAAAGCGGCGATCCTCGAGTACGCTGACGCCCACGACGTCGGACTCGTGGTCATAGGCGCCCACGGTCGCCACGGGGTCAGGGAGTATCTCTTCGGGACCACGACGGAAGCCGTACTCGCGTCGAGCGAGGTACCCGTACTGACAGTACGAACGGACGCCGATAAGACGTGTTCGTATCCGTATGAGCGTATCGTGGTTCCGACCGACAACAGCGATTACGCGCGGGCCGCGGCGGAGCTGGCGTCGACGATCGCGGCCCGCAACGACGCGACGCTCCATCTGTTATTCGTCGCCGACGAACTCCCCGAAACGATCGATCCGCGTTCGACCGGACTCTCGAAGGACGCCGAAGAAGACGCACGTGAGTTGCTACACGACGTCGCATCGCAGCTGGATCACGACGACGTGGTCCCCGCAGTCGAAGCCGGTTCCGTCCCGCACGTGATCTGCTCCTACGTAAAAGAGAACGACGTCGATCTGATCGCGATGGGTACACACGGCTGGTCCGGGTTCGACCGCTTCTTGCTCGGGAGTTTCACCGAACGCATCATTCGAAGGTCGCCTGTGCCCGTTTTGACGACGACGGTCAAAGAGGACTGA
- a CDS encoding amidohydrolase family protein: MVSEEQQSSFRPAIDSHTHLFPQRLSAAIRQSLSAEADWEFSHPTTRSEIEDVLRAAGVTAYVALPYAHKAGISRELNTWLCEHASSSEMLIPFATVHPNDDAVADIVREAFETGTRGLKIHCPVQECRPADPRLEPALEVAAEYDRPITYHGGTAPMFENNQYVGADAFTEVVTSYPELRVCCAHMGTYEVEAFLDLAQNHETVYLDTTFAMSTSAEETMGFDPSTVANETLVELADSIMYGSDFPNIPYPYRNERAGLIARDLPDETARHLFARTAADYLGLESERDLEIE, encoded by the coding sequence ATGGTATCCGAGGAGCAGCAGTCGTCGTTCCGTCCCGCGATCGATTCCCACACGCACCTGTTCCCGCAGCGGCTCAGTGCCGCGATTCGACAGTCGCTCAGCGCCGAAGCCGACTGGGAGTTTTCACATCCGACAACTCGCTCAGAAATTGAGGACGTCCTTCGCGCGGCCGGAGTCACTGCATACGTCGCGCTTCCGTATGCACACAAAGCAGGGATCTCACGCGAGTTGAATACCTGGCTCTGCGAGCATGCCTCTTCGTCCGAGATGCTGATTCCGTTCGCGACAGTTCATCCCAACGACGACGCCGTCGCAGACATCGTTCGGGAGGCGTTCGAAACGGGAACTCGAGGCCTGAAGATCCACTGCCCGGTCCAGGAGTGTCGACCTGCGGATCCGCGACTCGAGCCGGCACTCGAGGTCGCAGCCGAATACGATCGACCGATCACCTATCACGGCGGCACGGCACCGATGTTTGAGAATAACCAGTACGTTGGTGCAGATGCGTTTACGGAAGTTGTGACTTCGTATCCGGAGCTTCGCGTCTGCTGTGCACACATGGGAACCTACGAGGTTGAGGCGTTTCTCGATCTTGCACAAAACCACGAGACCGTCTATCTCGACACGACATTCGCGATGTCGACCTCGGCTGAGGAGACGATGGGATTTGATCCGTCGACGGTCGCCAATGAAACGCTCGTCGAACTTGCTGACTCGATTATGTACGGCTCCGACTTTCCGAACATCCCGTACCCCTACCGAAACGAGCGAGCCGGACTGATCGCTCGAGATTTGCCGGACGAGACCGCCCGACATCTCTTCGCTCGAACGGCCGCTGACTACCTCGGGCTCGAGTCCGAACGTGACCTCGAAATCGAGTGA
- a CDS encoding class I SAM-dependent methyltransferase, which translates to MTPSEQTEEVKKHVQAYWDDRADTFDDDSQHGIHGDEQREAWLSVLRTRTGDPPQKILDVGCGTGVISLLLAEIGHDVTGIDMSAEMLEKARRKARQTEYSIEFFTGDAEALDQSDNTYDLVTGRHLIWTLPNPSKAIREWQRIVRPGGRIVLIEGHWDFPEPFDGYEEIHDDLPLYDGRPPEELATILTEQGLTAVEHEPLMDPVLWGEDPNYEQYVMTGTVPERS; encoded by the coding sequence GTGACACCATCCGAGCAGACTGAGGAGGTGAAGAAACACGTCCAAGCGTACTGGGACGACCGAGCCGATACGTTCGACGACGATAGTCAACACGGAATCCACGGTGACGAACAGCGGGAAGCCTGGTTATCGGTGCTTCGAACGCGGACAGGTGATCCGCCACAAAAGATTCTCGATGTTGGTTGCGGAACGGGAGTCATCTCGTTGCTACTGGCAGAAATCGGTCACGACGTAACGGGAATCGACATGTCCGCTGAAATGCTCGAAAAGGCGAGACGAAAAGCCCGCCAAACGGAGTATTCGATTGAGTTTTTCACTGGCGACGCGGAGGCCTTAGACCAATCCGACAACACGTACGATCTGGTAACCGGACGTCACCTCATCTGGACGCTGCCGAACCCATCGAAAGCGATCCGAGAGTGGCAGCGAATCGTTCGCCCCGGCGGTCGAATCGTTCTCATCGAGGGACATTGGGATTTCCCGGAACCATTCGATGGATACGAAGAAATTCACGACGATCTCCCGCTGTACGACGGCCGTCCACCCGAGGAACTCGCAACCATCCTTACAGAACAGGGACTTACAGCGGTCGAACACGAGCCACTGATGGACCCAGTACTCTGGGGGGAGGATCCGAACTACGAGCAGTACGTCATGACCGGCACCGTCCCGGAACGATCGTAG
- a CDS encoding SOS response-associated peptidase — MCGRNSVFITEADLEERFDARVTIDDYRPRFNVAPQQPHPVISNEDPDEITEYRWGLVPQWMDDPSEGFINARSETAHEKPAFRHAWKTRPCLVLSTGFYEWKQPNGSPKQPYRVYREDDPAFAMAGLWEEREREDGETLRTVTILTTEPSETVEPIHDRMPVVLPRNDERMWLEADSEERRELCRPYPADDLEAYPISTRVNDPTNDDARVIEPLGNEQSDLGEFA, encoded by the coding sequence ATGTGTGGACGTAATTCGGTGTTCATCACGGAAGCCGACCTCGAGGAACGGTTCGATGCGCGAGTAACCATCGACGACTACCGGCCCCGGTTCAACGTTGCACCGCAGCAACCGCACCCCGTGATCTCAAACGAGGACCCCGACGAGATCACCGAGTACCGCTGGGGACTCGTTCCGCAGTGGATGGACGACCCGAGCGAGGGATTCATCAACGCTCGCTCGGAGACCGCCCACGAGAAACCCGCCTTCAGGCACGCCTGGAAGACGCGGCCGTGTCTCGTCCTATCCACCGGATTTTACGAGTGGAAGCAACCGAACGGTAGTCCGAAACAACCGTATCGGGTGTACCGCGAGGACGATCCCGCATTCGCGATGGCCGGGCTCTGGGAGGAGCGAGAGCGTGAGGACGGTGAGACGCTTCGAACAGTTACCATCCTCACGACTGAACCCAGCGAGACGGTCGAACCGATCCACGATCGGATGCCGGTCGTGCTGCCTCGGAATGACGAACGAATGTGGCTCGAAGCCGATTCTGAGGAGCGACGGGAGCTGTGCCGTCCGTACCCCGCAGACGATCTCGAGGCGTATCCGATCTCGACCAGAGTGAACGATCCGACGAACGACGACGCTCGCGTGATCGAGCCACTAGGAAACGAACAATCGGACCTTGGCGAATTTGCGTGA
- a CDS encoding dipeptide ABC transporter ATP-binding protein: MSNTLEIENLHVHFNSNSETVHAVNGASFEIAPGEVVGLVGESGCGKSVTARSIVRLESPGEIVEGSVQYGDQELTTADDRTLQRLRGRELAMVFQDPSATLNPVYPVGEQIAEALRIHRDPDYQPFFRELALGASPRLRSSQLRSDVLDLMKTVGIPNPRQRVDAYPHQFSGGMRQRAMLAIALARQPSLLIADEPTTALDTTTQAAILDRLATLNEAREMGMLVISHDFGVVSALCDRIVVMYDGVVVEQGPAEQLQSAPAHPYTKALLGCLPQHADPKSRLPTVVGTPPDGSVPPTGCEFADRCPFATDDCRETDPSVVSTGPNHAVRCEVPAARQAPLEAMHTAQTDGVSEQSTEPASIEIDGGTKTRPSAVVSGDAARNDSEARRSIGSSGSSASRETGTFVESIVELEKITKSFRESDSLIDRLLGTDDQIPVVKDVSLKLRSGETLGLVGESGCGKSTLANVIAGLEKPDDGTVRLRGRRVGGVSERTDEQLTEIGVVFQHPGASLNPKRTVSGSIAEPLVEAGWAASRRADRITELLSLVGLSTDIADRYPRQLSGGQRQRVAIGRALALEPSVLVLDEPTAALDVSIQATVLNLLADLQDELGLTYLYVSHNLDAVRHVADRVAVMYCGQLVEIGPARTTLSSPTHPYTQTLLDAIPDLNGTDRRERTLAAEPPSLTDPPSGCAFHPRCPIAEDECSRIEPTLEPIAEGYSRCLYADEWVDESGRSQLGSTNCGSNAIGAGDEVDNRRLVPDGESPSEITDQSNFE; this comes from the coding sequence GTGAGCAATACACTCGAGATTGAGAACCTTCACGTCCACTTCAACAGTAACTCAGAAACGGTGCACGCGGTCAACGGTGCGTCTTTCGAGATCGCACCCGGGGAAGTCGTCGGCCTGGTCGGTGAGAGCGGCTGCGGAAAGTCCGTTACCGCGCGATCGATCGTCCGACTCGAATCGCCGGGCGAAATCGTCGAGGGGAGCGTTCAGTACGGCGACCAGGAACTGACGACAGCCGACGATCGGACGCTCCAGCGACTTCGAGGGCGAGAACTCGCGATGGTCTTTCAGGATCCATCGGCAACGCTGAACCCGGTCTATCCGGTTGGCGAACAGATCGCCGAAGCGCTTCGGATTCACCGCGATCCGGACTACCAGCCGTTTTTCCGCGAGCTCGCGCTCGGTGCGAGCCCGCGGCTCCGATCGTCTCAGCTGCGGTCAGACGTGCTCGATCTCATGAAAACGGTCGGGATTCCTAATCCCAGGCAACGAGTCGACGCCTACCCGCACCAGTTCAGCGGCGGTATGCGTCAGCGAGCGATGCTTGCAATCGCGCTTGCCCGGCAACCATCACTGTTGATCGCCGATGAGCCCACGACGGCTCTGGATACGACTACCCAGGCGGCGATTCTCGACCGACTGGCGACCCTCAACGAAGCACGTGAGATGGGAATGCTGGTTATCAGCCACGACTTCGGCGTTGTCTCGGCGCTGTGCGATCGGATCGTCGTCATGTACGACGGGGTCGTCGTCGAGCAGGGCCCGGCCGAGCAGCTTCAGTCGGCTCCTGCCCATCCGTATACGAAAGCGTTACTCGGTTGCTTGCCACAACATGCCGACCCGAAGTCTCGTCTCCCGACCGTTGTGGGGACACCGCCGGACGGGTCTGTGCCACCAACGGGATGTGAGTTCGCCGACCGATGTCCGTTCGCGACCGACGACTGTCGAGAGACGGACCCATCGGTTGTCTCAACTGGCCCGAACCACGCGGTTCGATGCGAGGTGCCGGCAGCACGCCAAGCACCGCTCGAGGCGATGCACACAGCGCAAACGGACGGCGTAAGCGAGCAGTCGACCGAGCCAGCCTCGATTGAAATCGACGGCGGAACGAAGACACGCCCTTCCGCGGTCGTTTCGGGAGACGCGGCGAGAAACGACTCTGAAGCGAGAAGGTCGATCGGTTCGAGCGGTAGTTCGGCCAGCCGAGAGACGGGAACATTTGTCGAGTCGATCGTCGAGCTCGAAAAGATCACAAAGTCGTTCCGAGAGTCCGACTCGCTAATCGATCGTCTTCTTGGAACTGACGATCAGATCCCGGTCGTCAAAGACGTCTCACTCAAACTTCGATCCGGCGAGACCCTCGGACTGGTCGGCGAGAGCGGTTGTGGAAAATCGACGCTCGCGAACGTAATTGCGGGGCTCGAGAAACCCGACGACGGCACCGTCCGCCTTCGTGGCCGGCGCGTCGGTGGCGTCAGCGAACGGACGGATGAGCAGCTAACCGAGATCGGCGTCGTCTTTCAGCATCCGGGCGCGAGTCTCAACCCGAAGCGAACCGTTAGCGGATCGATCGCGGAACCGCTCGTCGAAGCCGGCTGGGCAGCGTCGCGACGCGCCGATCGTATCACGGAATTGCTCTCGCTGGTCGGTCTCTCGACGGATATCGCCGATCGGTACCCTCGACAGCTCTCTGGGGGACAACGCCAACGAGTCGCTATCGGTCGAGCTCTTGCACTGGAACCGTCAGTGCTCGTATTAGACGAGCCGACGGCCGCCCTCGACGTCTCGATTCAGGCAACGGTGCTCAACCTGCTTGCGGATCTCCAGGACGAACTCGGGCTCACATACCTGTATGTCTCGCACAATCTCGACGCCGTGCGCCACGTTGCTGACCGTGTAGCGGTGATGTACTGCGGGCAACTCGTTGAGATCGGTCCGGCCCGCACGACGCTGTCGAGTCCAACACATCCGTATACGCAGACGTTGCTGGATGCGATTCCCGATCTCAACGGTACGGACCGGCGTGAGCGGACGCTCGCAGCCGAACCGCCCAGTCTCACTGATCCACCGTCGGGTTGTGCCTTTCATCCTCGCTGTCCGATAGCCGAAGACGAGTGTTCACGAATCGAGCCCACGCTTGAGCCGATCGCTGAGGGGTACTCGCGGTGCCTGTACGCCGACGAATGGGTCGATGAATCAGGGAGATCCCAGTTGGGCAGCACAAACTGCGGTTCCAACGCGATCGGTGCTGGCGACGAGGTGGACAACCGTCGCCTCGTTCCAGACGGGGAATCGCCGAGTGAGATAACCGACCAATCTAACTTCGAATGA